A stretch of the Elephas maximus indicus isolate mEleMax1 chromosome 3, mEleMax1 primary haplotype, whole genome shotgun sequence genome encodes the following:
- the HMG20B gene encoding SWI/SNF-related matrix-associated actin-dependent regulator of chromatin subfamily E member 1-related isoform X1 translates to MSHGPKQPGAAAAPAGGKAPGQHGGFVVAVKQERGEGLRAGEKGPHEEEPTPWNGALVAQWLRATAANQKPVKKRGWPKGKKRKKILPNGPKAPVTGYVRFLNERREQIRTRHPDLPFPEITKMLGAEWSKLQPAEKQRYLDEAEREKQQYMKELRAYQQSEAYKMCTEKIQEKKIKKEDSGSGLMNTLLNGHKGGDCDGFSTFDVPIFTEEFLDQNKAREAELRRLRKMNVAFEEQNAVLQRHTQSMSSARERLEQELALEERRTLALQQQLQAVRQALTASFASLPVPGTGETPTLSTLDFYMARLHDAIERDPARHEKLIVRIKEILAQVASEHL, encoded by the exons ATGTCCCACGGCCCCAAGCAGCCCGGCGCGGCCGCCGC GCCAGCTGGTGGCAAGGCTCCGGGCCAGCATGGAGGCTTCGTGGTGGCTGTCAAGCAAGAGCGTGGCGAGGGCCTGCGGGCCGGAGAGAAGGGGCCCCACGAGGAGGAG CCCACGCCCtggaacggagccctggtggcacagtggttaagagctacggctgcaaaccaaaag CCTGTGAAGAAGCGCGGCTGGCCCAAGggcaagaagaggaagaaaattctGCCTAACGGGCCCAAGGCTCCGGTCACGGGCTACGTACGCTTCCTGAATGAGCGACGGGAGCAGATCCGCACGCGCCATCCCGATCTGCCCTTTCCTGAGATCACCAAGATGCTGGGCGCGGAGTGGAGCAAGCTGCAGCCAGCAGAGAAGCAG AGGTACCTGGATGAGGCAGAGCGGGAGAAGCAGCAGTACATGAAGGAGCTGCGGGCATACCAGCAGTCGGAGGCCTACAAGATGTGCACTGAGAAGATCCAGGAAAAGAAGATCAAGAAAG aGGACTCGGGCTCGGGGCTCATGAACACcctgttgaatggacacaag GGTGGGGACTGCGACGGCTTTTCCACCTTCGATGTCCCCatcttcactgaagagttcttgGACCAAAACAAAG CGCGGGAGGCGGAGCTGCGGCGCCTGCGGAAGATGAACGTGGCCTTCGAGGAGCAGAACGCGGTGCTGCAGCGGCACACGCAGAGCATGAGCAGCGCGCGCGAGCGCCTGGAGCAGGAACTGGCGCTGGAGGAGCGGCGGACGCTGGCGCTGCAGCAGCAGCTCCAGGCCGTGCGCCAGGCGCTCACCGCCAGCTTCGCCTCGCTGCCCGTGCCCG GCACGGGCGAGACGCCCACGCTCAGCACCCTGGACTTCTACATGGCGCGGCTGCACGACGCCATTGAGCGCGACCCCGCCCGGCACGAAAAACTCATTGTCCGCATCAAGGAGATCCTGGCCCAGGTTGCCAG CGAACACCTGTGA
- the HMG20B gene encoding SWI/SNF-related matrix-associated actin-dependent regulator of chromatin subfamily E member 1-related isoform X2 → MSHGPKQPGAAAAPAGGKAPGQHGGFVVAVKQERGEGLRAGEKGPHEEEPVKKRGWPKGKKRKKILPNGPKAPVTGYVRFLNERREQIRTRHPDLPFPEITKMLGAEWSKLQPAEKQRYLDEAEREKQQYMKELRAYQQSEAYKMCTEKIQEKKIKKEDSGSGLMNTLLNGHKGGDCDGFSTFDVPIFTEEFLDQNKAREAELRRLRKMNVAFEEQNAVLQRHTQSMSSARERLEQELALEERRTLALQQQLQAVRQALTASFASLPVPGTGETPTLSTLDFYMARLHDAIERDPARHEKLIVRIKEILAQVASEHL, encoded by the exons ATGTCCCACGGCCCCAAGCAGCCCGGCGCGGCCGCCGC GCCAGCTGGTGGCAAGGCTCCGGGCCAGCATGGAGGCTTCGTGGTGGCTGTCAAGCAAGAGCGTGGCGAGGGCCTGCGGGCCGGAGAGAAGGGGCCCCACGAGGAGGAG CCTGTGAAGAAGCGCGGCTGGCCCAAGggcaagaagaggaagaaaattctGCCTAACGGGCCCAAGGCTCCGGTCACGGGCTACGTACGCTTCCTGAATGAGCGACGGGAGCAGATCCGCACGCGCCATCCCGATCTGCCCTTTCCTGAGATCACCAAGATGCTGGGCGCGGAGTGGAGCAAGCTGCAGCCAGCAGAGAAGCAG AGGTACCTGGATGAGGCAGAGCGGGAGAAGCAGCAGTACATGAAGGAGCTGCGGGCATACCAGCAGTCGGAGGCCTACAAGATGTGCACTGAGAAGATCCAGGAAAAGAAGATCAAGAAAG aGGACTCGGGCTCGGGGCTCATGAACACcctgttgaatggacacaag GGTGGGGACTGCGACGGCTTTTCCACCTTCGATGTCCCCatcttcactgaagagttcttgGACCAAAACAAAG CGCGGGAGGCGGAGCTGCGGCGCCTGCGGAAGATGAACGTGGCCTTCGAGGAGCAGAACGCGGTGCTGCAGCGGCACACGCAGAGCATGAGCAGCGCGCGCGAGCGCCTGGAGCAGGAACTGGCGCTGGAGGAGCGGCGGACGCTGGCGCTGCAGCAGCAGCTCCAGGCCGTGCGCCAGGCGCTCACCGCCAGCTTCGCCTCGCTGCCCGTGCCCG GCACGGGCGAGACGCCCACGCTCAGCACCCTGGACTTCTACATGGCGCGGCTGCACGACGCCATTGAGCGCGACCCCGCCCGGCACGAAAAACTCATTGTCCGCATCAAGGAGATCCTGGCCCAGGTTGCCAG CGAACACCTGTGA